The Nitrospira tepida genome includes a window with the following:
- a CDS encoding LL-diaminopimelate aminotransferase translates to MAGFPIEFATRIKTLPPYLFAAIDKMKQEAIARGVDIINLGVGDPDLPTPAPIIERMKLAAAEARNHQYPSYEGLLSFRQAVAGWYKRRFGVTLDPATEVLTLIGSKEGIGHVPLAFIDPGDVVLVPSPGYPVYPVATGFAGGTSYIMPLKKEHRFLPNLAAIPKDIAKQAKLLFLNSPNNPTSVVADKDYFKKVVAFAQEHQIIVCHDAAYSEIYYDGQPPASFLEVEGAKEVGVEFHSLSKTFNMTGWRIGFAVGNKQVLAGLGKVKSNLDSGVFQAVQEAGITALESGDYLVDGLRKIYQERRDVFVPGLRQLGLDVELPPAAFYVWIGVPNGYTSASFTAHLLEKTGIVSTPGNGFGEPGEGYIRMTLTTSKERLAEALERMRKTGF, encoded by the coding sequence ATGGCTGGGTTTCCCATTGAATTTGCCACACGTATCAAGACCTTACCCCCCTATCTCTTTGCGGCGATCGACAAGATGAAACAGGAGGCGATCGCGCGCGGGGTGGACATCATCAATCTGGGCGTCGGCGACCCCGATCTGCCGACCCCCGCGCCGATCATCGAGCGGATGAAGCTCGCGGCGGCCGAAGCACGCAACCATCAATATCCCTCCTATGAAGGCCTGTTGAGCTTTCGCCAGGCCGTCGCCGGCTGGTACAAACGGCGCTTCGGCGTCACGCTCGATCCGGCGACGGAAGTGCTGACCTTAATTGGCTCCAAGGAGGGCATCGGGCACGTGCCGTTGGCCTTCATCGATCCGGGCGACGTGGTGCTCGTGCCGAGCCCTGGCTATCCCGTCTACCCGGTCGCGACCGGCTTTGCCGGCGGCACCTCCTACATCATGCCGCTGAAGAAGGAGCACCGCTTCCTGCCCAATTTGGCGGCGATCCCGAAGGACATCGCCAAGCAGGCCAAGCTGCTGTTCCTCAACTCCCCGAACAACCCCACCTCCGTGGTGGCCGACAAGGACTATTTCAAGAAGGTCGTGGCCTTCGCGCAGGAACATCAGATCATCGTCTGTCACGACGCGGCCTATTCGGAAATCTATTACGACGGCCAGCCTCCCGCGAGCTTCCTCGAAGTCGAGGGGGCCAAAGAAGTAGGCGTCGAGTTTCACTCGCTGTCGAAGACCTTCAACATGACCGGATGGCGCATCGGGTTCGCGGTCGGGAACAAGCAGGTCTTGGCCGGCCTGGGCAAGGTCAAGAGCAACCTCGACTCCGGCGTGTTCCAGGCGGTGCAGGAGGCCGGGATCACGGCGCTCGAATCCGGCGACTACCTCGTGGACGGCCTGCGCAAGATTTATCAGGAACGGCGGGACGTGTTCGTCCCTGGCCTGCGCCAGCTCGGGCTCGACGTGGAATTGCCGCCCGCGGCCTTCTACGTCTGGATCGGCGTGCCGAACGGCTATACCTCCGCCTCCTTCACCGCCCACCTGCTGGAGAAGACCGGCATCGTCAGCACGCCGGGGAATGGGTTCGGCGAGCCGGGCGAGGGCTATATCCGCATGACGCTCACCACGAGCAAGGAGCGTCTGGCGGAAGCGCTGGAGCGGATGCGCAAGACGGGGTTCTGA
- a CDS encoding type 1 glutamine amidotransferase has protein sequence MKRHDVELRQVLVPREGLPDEPGDLLIVMGGPMSVNDPDPWIAEETAFIQRAMQAGVPTLGVCLGSQFMAKALGATVQPGRGVEIGMTAIHVTDEGRKDPVFGTLPTSLEVFQWHGEGYGCPPGSVTLAASDLFPVQAFRYGDRAYGLLFHLEMDQPGMEALCRECAGDVARARQTIDELRHRAVPALPQLHQWADRLIAHLIR, from the coding sequence TTGAAGCGCCACGACGTTGAACTCAGGCAAGTCCTCGTCCCGCGCGAAGGCCTTCCGGACGAGCCCGGCGATCTGCTGATCGTGATGGGCGGGCCCATGTCGGTGAACGACCCCGATCCCTGGATTGCGGAAGAGACGGCCTTCATTCAACGCGCGATGCAGGCCGGAGTCCCGACGCTCGGCGTCTGCCTCGGCAGCCAGTTCATGGCCAAAGCCCTCGGCGCGACGGTGCAGCCTGGCCGCGGGGTCGAAATCGGCATGACGGCTATTCACGTGACCGATGAGGGCCGAAAGGACCCGGTGTTCGGAACGCTCCCGACCTCGTTAGAAGTCTTTCAATGGCACGGCGAGGGGTACGGCTGCCCGCCCGGCTCCGTGACGCTCGCCGCTTCGGATCTGTTCCCGGTGCAGGCCTTCCGTTACGGCGACCGGGCCTACGGATTGCTCTTTCATCTGGAAATGGACCAGCCTGGCATGGAGGCCCTCTGCCGCGAATGCGCCGGCGACGTGGCCCGCGCCAGGCAGACGATCGATGAACTCAGACACCGCGCGGTCCCGGCCCTTCCGCAGCTCCACCAATGGGCCGATCGGCTTATCGCCCATCTGATCCGCTGA
- a CDS encoding DUF5329 domain-containing protein, which translates to MKWLQGCTAAVLVCLVALGTIAGASELSEQQKIEALLDSLKEIPGAVFVRNGTDYTADQAVDHLRRKLTAAGGRVKTAEDFIACCASGSSISGEPYRIKFPDGRMVNSADYFRAKLNDLNYLSEPRR; encoded by the coding sequence GTGAAGTGGTTGCAAGGCTGCACAGCAGCCGTGCTTGTATGTCTGGTTGCGCTCGGAACGATCGCCGGGGCTTCCGAGCTGAGCGAGCAGCAGAAGATCGAGGCGCTCCTCGATTCTCTAAAGGAGATCCCCGGCGCCGTCTTTGTCCGCAACGGCACGGACTATACCGCCGATCAAGCGGTGGACCATCTGAGACGTAAGCTCACGGCGGCCGGTGGGCGCGTGAAAACCGCGGAAGATTTCATTGCCTGTTGCGCGTCCGGCTCCTCAATCAGCGGCGAGCCCTATCGCATCAAATTCCCCGACGGTCGCATGGTGAACAGCGCGGACTATTTCCGCGCGAAATTGAACGACCTGAACTATCTGAGCGAACCGCGCCGGTAA
- a CDS encoding class I SAM-dependent methyltransferase, with amino-acid sequence MDLKKVERVYTSYAGVYDRVFGKVFHEGRESAIRNLALRENELVLEVGVGTGLALPMYPRHCRIVGIDLSEGMLAKARERAQIYGMDHVELHRMDAGAMEFSDNTFDTVVAAYVVTAVPDYRSVVNEMIRVCRPGGRIIMLNHFRNGNKIIAAMEKVISPLTKHLGWRTDLSLHTVLEGTTLQVSRKQAVNPLRLWHLVECVNAKPTAVNGSHGHHLNGSLNGNGRHKLAVSASVASV; translated from the coding sequence ATGGATCTGAAGAAAGTTGAGCGCGTCTACACCAGCTACGCCGGGGTTTACGACCGGGTCTTTGGCAAAGTGTTCCATGAAGGCCGCGAATCGGCCATCAGAAACCTGGCCTTGCGGGAAAACGAGCTGGTCCTGGAAGTCGGGGTCGGCACCGGGCTGGCGTTACCGATGTATCCGCGGCATTGCCGAATCGTGGGCATCGACCTCTCGGAGGGGATGCTTGCCAAGGCCCGCGAACGGGCCCAGATCTACGGGATGGATCATGTCGAGCTGCACCGGATGGATGCCGGCGCGATGGAGTTTTCGGACAATACCTTCGATACCGTGGTCGCGGCCTATGTCGTCACGGCGGTGCCGGATTACCGCAGCGTCGTGAACGAAATGATCCGCGTCTGCCGGCCAGGCGGGCGCATCATCATGCTCAACCACTTCCGCAACGGGAACAAGATCATCGCCGCCATGGAGAAAGTCATCTCACCCTTGACGAAGCATCTCGGCTGGCGGACCGATCTCTCCCTCCACACGGTGCTCGAAGGCACGACCCTCCAGGTTTCCCGCAAGCAGGCCGTTAATCCGCTCCGTCTCTGGCACCTCGTCGAGTGCGTCAACGCCAAGCCCACCGCCGTCAACGGCAGCCACGGGCACCACCTCAACGGGTCCCTCAACGGAAACGGCCGACACAAACTGGCTGTCTCCGCCTCGGTCGCCTCCGTGTAA
- a CDS encoding histidine phosphatase family protein yields the protein MSREAPMTRLYLIRHGETDWNRSGRIMGTQPVPLNAKGRRQAAELAAVLAERHKIQPLSALYTSPLRRTVQTAEVLASSCSLPITVEERLREIGVGDWEGRYWRDLDQEPVRLHWYSRPHEARFPNGESLGDVQARALPAVAEALDRHPGGAIALVSHGDVLRAILAHYLGAGLEPTRRLRFDHASLTVLHLSEGTWVVSCVNYRPTPGDLL from the coding sequence ATGAGCCGCGAGGCACCCATGACCAGACTCTATCTGATCCGGCATGGCGAGACCGATTGGAACCGGAGCGGCCGCATCATGGGAACGCAGCCGGTTCCGCTGAACGCCAAGGGCCGGCGGCAGGCGGCCGAATTGGCGGCCGTCCTCGCCGAGCGTCACAAGATACAGCCGCTGTCGGCGCTCTATACCAGCCCGCTTCGGCGCACGGTCCAGACGGCGGAGGTCCTGGCTTCGTCCTGCTCCCTCCCGATCACGGTGGAGGAGCGGCTCAGGGAAATCGGCGTGGGGGACTGGGAAGGACGGTACTGGCGGGACCTGGATCAGGAGCCGGTTCGCCTGCACTGGTACAGCCGTCCGCACGAGGCGCGGTTTCCGAACGGCGAATCCTTGGGCGACGTGCAGGCCCGGGCGCTGCCCGCCGTGGCCGAGGCCCTCGACCGTCATCCGGGCGGCGCCATCGCCCTCGTGTCCCATGGCGACGTGCTGCGGGCCATTCTCGCCCACTATCTTGGCGCCGGGCTTGAACCGACGCGTCGTCTCCGGTTCGACCATGCCTCGCTGACGGTTCTGCACCTCTCAGAAGGGACCTGGGTCGTTTCCTGCGTGAACTACCGTCCGACCCCAGGCGATTTGCTGTAG
- a CDS encoding WD40/YVTN/BNR-like repeat-containing protein, translating to MPFVAPSRAPIAMLIRSIQICLFLSALLPALGCDRPSESVVSIAVHPTKPSILYVATNDAVFKSRDNGATWSRMPNFSARRVTTVAIDPKFPATIYAGTMGDAVYKSPDGGQRWLPHNVGLKEHVSYVNQFVFHPQDSQTIFAATTVGAFVTRDGGRSWMEQMAGMTEVHIVVTLAINPRNTQILYAGTTGGVYKSIDGAATWKKVNNGLIPERILEASLSLGINLLAVDPESPDTVYAATTKGLFKTTNGAQSWRRIGESLPDQFMSWVMVDPHSPQTVYVAGREGVHKSTDGGATWKAVNQGLATLNVRCLLISPHDARTLYAGTNGSGLYRSTDGGDSWTAIPLVPAAAEPGSQAVQG from the coding sequence GTGCCGTTCGTCGCCCCGTCTCGTGCTCCAATCGCCATGCTGATCCGCTCGATTCAGATCTGCCTGTTTTTGTCTGCCCTGCTGCCGGCGCTCGGCTGCGATCGGCCGAGCGAATCCGTCGTGTCCATCGCCGTCCACCCAACCAAACCCTCGATCCTCTACGTCGCCACCAATGACGCCGTGTTCAAGAGCCGCGACAACGGAGCCACCTGGTCCAGAATGCCCAACTTCAGCGCCCGGCGCGTGACCACCGTCGCCATCGATCCGAAGTTTCCCGCCACCATCTATGCCGGCACGATGGGGGACGCGGTGTACAAGAGCCCCGACGGCGGACAACGGTGGCTGCCGCACAACGTGGGCCTGAAGGAGCATGTGTCCTACGTCAATCAGTTCGTCTTCCATCCCCAGGACAGCCAGACGATCTTTGCGGCCACCACGGTGGGGGCCTTCGTCACGCGGGACGGAGGCCGCAGTTGGATGGAGCAGATGGCGGGCATGACCGAGGTCCACATCGTCGTTACCCTCGCGATCAATCCCCGGAACACGCAGATCCTCTACGCCGGCACGACCGGCGGGGTCTACAAGAGCATCGACGGAGCCGCCACCTGGAAAAAGGTCAACAACGGCTTGATCCCCGAACGCATCCTCGAAGCGTCGCTGTCATTGGGCATCAACCTCCTGGCCGTCGATCCCGAGTCGCCCGACACGGTCTATGCCGCCACGACCAAGGGCCTGTTCAAGACCACGAACGGGGCGCAGTCCTGGAGGCGCATCGGGGAGTCGCTGCCCGATCAGTTCATGAGTTGGGTCATGGTCGATCCCCATTCGCCGCAGACGGTCTATGTCGCAGGCCGGGAAGGGGTGCACAAGAGCACCGACGGGGGCGCCACGTGGAAGGCGGTGAATCAGGGCCTCGCCACGTTGAACGTGCGTTGCCTGCTGATCAGCCCGCACGATGCGCGCACGCTTTACGCCGGCACCAACGGGAGCGGATTGTATCGCTCGACCGACGGGGGTGACAGTTGGACGGCGATTCCGTTGGTGCCCGCGGCGGCCGAGCCGGGCTCGCAGGCGGTCCAAGGATGA